From Erigeron canadensis isolate Cc75 chromosome 8, C_canadensis_v1, whole genome shotgun sequence, one genomic window encodes:
- the LOC122580531 gene encoding RING finger protein B-like, with product MGSLGNGEFKKATMWLYPKFMGFNPSERWGHSACYSNGFLYIFGGCCGGLHFSDVLVLNLETMAWTNIATTGAGPGPRDSHSAVIVGHMMIIFGGTNGTKKVNDIHILDLLTREWTRPNCKGVAPTPRESHTATMISHDRMVIFGGSGEGDANYLNDLHVLDLKTMRWSSPVPKGDIPVPRDSHIAVFVCNNLFVYGGDCGDRYRGDVDVFNVDTLTWSRFVVQGESPGVRAGHAAVTIGTKVYMIGGVGDKQYYNDVWILDTITCSWTQLEVHGQQPQGRFSHTAIVTDSDIAIYGGCGEDERPLNELLILQLGSDHANDRYNNFGCTLLGSQCSKEKRHFLHEHQASMSQSLPFSSDPMHTKRRRMSSSKACELIESEPEEHSLSLSQHSSPSHSDQERTLVKIPSNSSPQVLPLFKNQNQNQISSSCKQFQGTLSNDITILSRTSQDPHFVQEQSNHYKNHQNNHASRVDHRNVEPLRVQNLIGAEVHGKVDGAFDSGYLMTATVNGRIFRGVLFPPGPEVVSRGAIRGHNRRSPTSHVSQRNLHINRAFIRHSNHAPEASHHHSYIQDRHVRLPSPRVRSIPALSLGREQPKVHNELQGVVLTLGGPGSCGHSGS from the exons atgggtTCTCTGGGAAATGGTGAATTCAAGAAAGCAACAATGTGGTTGTATCCAAAGTTCATGGGTTTTAACCCTTCTGAAAGATGGGGGCATTCTGCTTGCTACTCTAATGGCTTTCTCTATATCTTTGGT GGATGCTGTGGTGGTCTACATTTCAGTGATGTTCTTGTGCTAAACCTCGAAACCATGGCTTGGACCAATATAGCGACAACCGGTGCGGGCCCTGGTCCAAGAGATAGTCACAGCGCAGTCATAGTAGGCCACATGATGATCATTTTTGGAGGAACAAATGGCACTAAGAAGGTCAACGACATTCACATTTTGGATCTCTTGACTCGTGAATGGACACGACCGAATTGTAAAGGAGTTGCTCCAACCCCCCGAGAAAGTCACACCGCAACCATGATCAGTCACGATCGAATGGTAATATTTGGTGGCAGTGGTGAGGGTGATGCAAATTACTTAAATGATTTGCATGTATTGGACCTCAAAACAATGAGGTGGAGTTCGCCTGTACCAAAAGGTGATATTCCCGTCCCCAGGGATAGTCACATTGCGGTTTTTGTATGCAATAATCTTTTTGTCTATGGTGGTGATTGTGGGGATCGTTACCGTGGTGATGTTGATGTTTTTAATGTCGACACATTGACTTGGTCAAGG TTTGTTGTTCAAGGAGAATCACCTGGGGTTCGAGCAGGACATGCTGCGGTCACTATCGGGACAAAG GTATATATGATTGGCGGTGTTGGTGATAAACAGTACTATAATGACGTTTGGATACTTGATACGATCACTTGTTCTTGGACTCAACTAGAGGTACACGGTCAACAGCCACAAGGGCGTTTTTCCCACACTGCGATTGTCACGGACTCTGACATTGCCATTTACGGAGG ATGTGGTGAGGATGAACGGCCTCTGAACGAACTACTGATCTTGCAGCTTGGATCAGACCATGCAAATGACCGATACAACAACTTTGGGTGCACACTGTTAGGAAGTCAATGCAGCAAAGAAAAACGGCACTTCTTACATGAACATCAAGCCAGCATGAGTCAGTCGTTGCCATTCAGTTCAG ATCCAATGCATACCAAGAGAAGACGAATGTCAAGTTCAAAAGCTTGTGAATTGATAGAATCAGAACCAGAAGAACATTCGCTTTCTCTCTCACAACATTCATCTCCATCACACTCTGATCAAGAAAGAACACTTGTCAAGATACCTTCTAACTCGTCTCCTCAAGTTTTGCCCttgtttaaaaatcaaaatcaaaatcaaatttcaagTAGTTGCAAACAATTTCAGGGTACCCTATCAAATGATATAACGATTCTTAGTCGAACTTCACAGGATCCACATTTCGTTCAAGAACAATCCAATCACTATAAAAACCATCAAAATAACCATGCAAGTCGAGTGGATCACAGAAATGTTGAGCCATTGCGTGTTCAAAACTTG ATTGGGGCAGAagttcatggcaaggttgatgGAGCTTTCGACTCAGGTTACTTGATGACTGCAACAGTCAATGGTCGAATCTTTAGAGGAGTCTTATTCCCTCCT GGTCCTGAAGTTGTTTCAAGAGGAGCTATTCGTGGCCATAATCGCAGATCTCCAACAAGCCATGTGTCTCAAAGAAATCTACATATAAACCGGGCTTTCATTAGGCACTCAAACCATGCACCAGAAGCAAGTCATCATCATAGCTACATACAAGATCGTCATGTCAGACTGCCTTCTCCGAGGGTCAGATCAATTCCGGCTCTGTCATTAGGGAGAGAACAACCCAAGGTTCATAATGAACTGCAGGGTGTGGTTTTAACACTGGGCGGTCCGGGGAGCTGTGGGCACAGTGGCTCTTAG